One Salminus brasiliensis chromosome 5, fSalBra1.hap2, whole genome shotgun sequence DNA segment encodes these proteins:
- the LOC140556629 gene encoding testis-specific serine/threonine-protein kinase 6-like, translating to RENMETDDILTFFGYDVLSVIGEGTYGTVKLASSERHPNQVAIKIMDYEAQSQELTILRRVKHPHIIQVHEIIEMQERVYIVMEAAATDLLHHIVETGPIPTDQAKTWFSQLLSAVDFLHQQDIVHRDLKLNNVLLTFDGQIKLADFGLGCFSRGFPDLCKTLCGNPYYCAPEINMRQRYDPKKSDVWSLGVIYYAMVTASLPFYDSMKAMIPILQRRPLEYSEEVAVEEPCKAFISYMLQKDPVTRPSVKEVVRHPWLKSRQEL from the coding sequence AGGGAAAACATGGAAACTGATGACATTCTGACATTTTTTGGGTACGACGTGTTGAGCGTCATCGGTGAAGGGACTTACGGCACAGTTAAGCTGGCCTCATCTGAAAGGCACCCAAACCAGGTGGCCATCAAAATAATGGACTATGAGGCACAATCCCAGGAACTCACCATTCTTAGAAGAGTAAAGCACCCTCACATCATTCAGGTGCATGAAATTATTGAGATGCAGGAACGTGTGTAcattgtgatggaggctgctgcCACAGATCTCCTTCATCATATTGTTGAGACTGGCCCTATCCCCACTGACCAGGCCAAAACGTGGTTCTCCCAGCTACTCAGCGCGGTGGACTTcctgcaccagcaggacatcGTCCATCGAGACCTCAAATTAAATAATGTTCTGCTGACCTTTGATGGTCAAATCAAACTGGCCGACTTTGGATTAGGATGCTTCTCAAGAGGCTTCCCTGACCTATGCAAGACATTGTGTGGAAATCCTTACTACTGTGCACCTGAGATAAACATGCGTCAGAGGTATGATCCAAAGAAGAGCGATGTGTGGAGCCTTGGTGTGATTTATTATGCCATGGTTACTGCGTCCTTGCCCTTCTACGACTCTATGAAGGCTATGATCCCAATTCTCCAGCGAAGACCCTTGGAGTATTCAGAGGAGGTTGCAGTGGAGGAACCCTGCAAAGCCTTCATCTCCTACATGCTGCAGAAAGATCCTGTCACTCGGCCTTCTGTGAAAGAGGTGGTTCGGCACCCCTGGCTAAAATCAAGGCAAGAACTTTAA